Proteins from a single region of Rhizobium leguminosarum bv. trifolii WSM1325:
- a CDS encoding alpha/beta hydrolase fold protein (PFAM: alpha/beta hydrolase fold~KEGG: ret:RHE_PF00268 putative hydrolase protein) has translation MFDGFTLDAIDTAAGSLRVRHGGSGPAVLLLHGHPRTHMTWGKAADFLSSGYHVVCPDLPGFGRSYQPGDAPDSSNSSKRAKAHALVELMKRLGHESFFVVGHDRGSLTAFRMAMDHPACVRKLVIVDAIPVIEHLERADWTFARDWYHWFFFAQPEKPERAISANPLAWYDKLSPRLMGSEAYDDLLDVIRDPGVIHGMIEDYRAGLSIDHLHDSADRDAGRKVNCPMLCLWSLSDDLEKIYGDPVAIWRSWADDVRGYGIESGHHVAEENPYALSRAMREFFEAH, from the coding sequence ATGTTCGATGGCTTCACCCTGGATGCGATCGACACCGCAGCAGGCTCGCTTCGTGTCCGTCACGGAGGATCGGGGCCAGCCGTTCTTCTTCTCCACGGCCACCCAAGGACCCATATGACCTGGGGCAAAGCTGCAGATTTCTTGTCATCAGGCTACCACGTCGTTTGTCCCGATCTTCCTGGCTTCGGCCGCTCCTATCAGCCGGGCGACGCTCCGGATAGCAGCAATTCCTCTAAGCGCGCCAAGGCTCACGCCCTCGTCGAGCTGATGAAACGATTGGGACACGAAAGCTTCTTCGTAGTTGGACACGACCGTGGAAGCTTGACGGCGTTTCGCATGGCGATGGATCATCCCGCCTGCGTGCGCAAGCTCGTCATCGTGGACGCCATTCCTGTTATCGAGCATCTCGAGCGCGCCGACTGGACCTTTGCCAGAGACTGGTATCACTGGTTCTTCTTTGCCCAGCCGGAAAAGCCCGAACGCGCAATTTCAGCCAATCCGCTAGCTTGGTACGACAAGCTGTCACCCAGGCTGATGGGTTCGGAGGCCTATGATGACCTGCTCGACGTCATCCGTGATCCCGGTGTGATCCATGGCATGATCGAGGATTATCGCGCCGGCCTCAGCATCGATCATCTGCACGACAGCGCGGACCGCGACGCCGGCAGGAAAGTGAACTGCCCCATGCTGTGCCTTTGGTCGCTCAGCGACGACCTGGAAAAGATCTATGGAGATCCTGTCGCCATCTGGCGAAGCTGGGCGGATGATGTGCGAGGTTACGGCATAGAGAGCGGTCACCACGTGGCCGAGGAAAATCCGTATGCGCTCTCCCGGGCGATGAGGGAGTTTTTCGAAGCTCACTGA
- a CDS encoding transport system permease protein (PFAM: transport system permease protein; ABC-3 protein~KEGG: rec:RHECIAT_PC0000463 putative iron ABC transporter, permease protein): MTEAGRIFRQLGAVLALLLASFCLIAIAIGVSVGIGDLPIPLATTFSAVTNRLGWTAVELNRIHETVIWDYRLSRALVAAFCGAGLALSGAIMQSLLRNPLAEPYVLGISAGASTGAVAIVILGIGAGAVSLSAGAFAGAFAAFFFVALLSNGTRGGADRTILAGVAASQLFNATTSYIVTTSANAQQARDVMFWLLGSFGGVRWPEFALVSIVVGIGLIGCLFYARVLDAFTFGDEAASSLGVNVGRARMVLFALTAMMTATIVSMVGSIGFVGLVVPHVARFVVGPLHVRLLPACAIAGAIFMVLADIAARALIPNQILPIGVVTALVGVPFFSIILYRFQRAS; the protein is encoded by the coding sequence GTGACGGAAGCGGGCCGTATCTTCCGGCAGCTGGGAGCCGTCCTCGCACTGCTCCTCGCCTCTTTCTGCCTCATCGCTATCGCCATTGGCGTCAGCGTCGGGATCGGCGACCTGCCGATCCCGCTTGCAACCACGTTTTCGGCCGTCACCAACCGGCTGGGATGGACCGCGGTCGAACTGAACCGCATCCACGAGACCGTCATCTGGGATTATCGTCTCAGCCGGGCGCTCGTTGCCGCCTTCTGCGGCGCGGGCCTTGCGCTGTCGGGCGCGATCATGCAGTCGCTGCTGCGCAACCCGCTTGCCGAGCCCTATGTTCTCGGCATCTCCGCCGGCGCCTCGACTGGCGCCGTCGCAATTGTCATTCTCGGGATCGGCGCCGGCGCGGTCTCGCTTTCGGCCGGCGCCTTTGCAGGCGCCTTCGCGGCCTTCTTCTTCGTGGCGCTGCTCTCGAACGGCACGCGCGGCGGCGCGGATCGCACCATCCTTGCCGGTGTCGCCGCTTCGCAGCTTTTCAACGCCACCACGTCCTATATCGTCACCACCTCGGCCAATGCGCAGCAGGCCCGCGACGTCATGTTCTGGCTGCTCGGCAGCTTCGGCGGTGTGCGCTGGCCGGAATTCGCGCTGGTCTCGATTGTCGTCGGCATCGGCCTCATCGGCTGCCTGTTTTATGCCCGCGTGCTTGACGCCTTCACCTTCGGCGACGAGGCGGCTTCCTCGCTCGGCGTCAATGTCGGCCGCGCGCGGATGGTGCTCTTCGCGCTGACGGCGATGATGACGGCGACGATCGTCAGCATGGTGGGGTCGATCGGCTTTGTCGGCCTCGTCGTCCCGCATGTCGCCCGCTTTGTCGTCGGGCCGCTGCATGTGCGCCTGCTGCCAGCCTGCGCCATAGCAGGAGCGATCTTCATGGTGCTCGCCGACATTGCCGCGCGCGCCCTCATTCCCAATCAGATCTTGCCGATCGGCGTCGTCACGGCCCTGGTGGGCGTCCCCTTCTTCTCTATCATCCTCTACCGGTTCCAGCGCGCATCATGA
- a CDS encoding hypothetical protein (KEGG: hypothetical protein LOC100080937) has translation MQAGDRRKLHCPPAWPPIRHCRLISFPPGRSSIGSIGRISIPSSLDPVPGLPPPTVFRQRQQTFQNSLYRDEPLRGARAETILRNPRRLMVSMAEITTRAISELSCIRPLRIVRMHGTGLEALGTDMPSPPAPTDHAAFGPTCSGTMPTGRTVSPTSRVTIPARSALPFRT, from the coding sequence ATGCAGGCCGGGGACCGTCGGAAGCTGCACTGCCCGCCCGCTTGGCCGCCCATTCGCCATTGCCGATTGATCTCATTCCCGCCGGGCAGGTCCTCCATAGGGTCCATCGGACGCATCTCGATCCCATCTTCTTTGGACCCGGTTCCGGGATTGCCGCCTCCAACCGTTTTTCGACAGCGCCAGCAGACGTTTCAAAATTCTCTATATCGGGATGAGCCGCTCCGGGGAGCGCGTGCCGAAACGATCCTGCGCAATCCCCGGCGGTTGATGGTGTCCATGGCCGAAATCACCACCCGCGCCATCAGCGAGCTCAGCTGTATCAGGCCGCTGAGGATCGTGCGCATGCACGGAACCGGCCTGGAGGCCCTCGGCACTGATATGCCGTCTCCACCGGCGCCTACGGACCATGCGGCCTTTGGACCGACGTGCTCTGGCACTATGCCGACCGGCCGGACGGTCTCGCCTACCAGTCGCGTCACGATTCCAGCGAGATCTGCCTTGCCCTTTCGAACGTGA
- a CDS encoding conserved hypothetical protein (KEGG: rec:RHECIAT_PC0000459 hypothetical protein) encodes MSNVSRTGKEEINNATSPTTFGKSVESQAQIEDAAQASSDIGGEMLNIYRLEPIAAPDDPRWDNSPGHGTVVVAARTPGDARIVAAARELDFMEVDAAPAEDVTTVNASAFRDDKLYTVIEIDRNRRDITRGILEGAVAVDTIRPVQPD; translated from the coding sequence ATGTCGAACGTCTCAAGGACAGGCAAGGAAGAAATCAATAACGCGACCAGCCCGACCACTTTCGGAAAGTCGGTCGAGAGCCAGGCGCAAATCGAGGATGCTGCGCAAGCGTCGTCCGACATAGGCGGCGAGATGCTCAACATCTACCGGTTGGAGCCGATCGCCGCACCCGACGATCCGCGATGGGACAATTCCCCCGGACACGGCACTGTCGTCGTTGCCGCCAGAACGCCCGGTGACGCCAGGATCGTCGCCGCGGCTCGTGAGCTCGACTTCATGGAAGTGGATGCGGCTCCCGCCGAGGATGTCACCACGGTCAATGCCAGCGCCTTTCGGGACGACAAGCTTTACACCGTCATCGAGATCGACCGGAACAGGCGCGATATTACGCGCGGGATCCTCGAGGGCGCCGTCGCCGTCGATACGATCCGGCCGGTTCAACCGGACTGA
- a CDS encoding conserved hypothetical protein (KEGG: ret:RHE_PF00267 hypothetical protein), which yields MNTANLQLKGLIMAMASICDAIVEKELLTSQELNAALSKAKKAIEDDDDHELSGANRAAILFPIRVLQLAEEAGRKGERLTFSDYAKLVGKLS from the coding sequence ATGAATACGGCCAACCTCCAGCTCAAGGGCCTGATCATGGCCATGGCGTCGATTTGTGATGCGATCGTCGAGAAAGAACTGCTCACCAGCCAAGAACTCAATGCCGCGCTCTCGAAAGCCAAGAAGGCAATCGAAGACGATGACGACCATGAACTGTCCGGTGCCAACCGCGCCGCGATCCTGTTTCCCATCCGTGTGCTGCAGCTCGCCGAGGAGGCAGGCAGGAAAGGCGAACGGCTGACATTTTCGGACTATGCCAAGCTCGTGGGAAAGCTGAGCTGA
- a CDS encoding conserved hypothetical protein (KEGG: sus:Acid_0190 hypothetical protein): MAHHASGTVTVREEANSIRTAFLRRATSALVRISANVSAKDLAEALSAPTDAGSLAQLLSRSDMVGAAINDLDPLVPALARNVEHRQNLVERAGGTMSAEDAGRVLGISRQAVDKRRRAGTLLAVREGRDWRYPLCQFNQGEVIAGISDVVGGFAAAGPWVALDFLLAPDTVLGGQTPLQALRDGDREAVRHLIRIETSHGLA, from the coding sequence ATGGCCCATCACGCATCCGGAACCGTCACTGTGCGGGAAGAGGCAAATTCCATCAGAACCGCGTTTCTGCGACGCGCGACCTCGGCGCTGGTGCGCATTTCTGCGAATGTGTCGGCAAAGGACCTGGCCGAGGCGCTTTCAGCCCCGACGGACGCCGGATCGTTGGCGCAGCTTCTCAGCCGCTCGGACATGGTCGGCGCGGCGATAAACGATCTCGATCCGCTGGTTCCGGCACTGGCTCGCAATGTCGAGCATCGGCAAAATCTCGTCGAACGGGCCGGTGGGACGATGTCGGCCGAGGACGCCGGACGAGTCCTCGGCATCAGCAGACAGGCCGTCGACAAGAGGCGACGAGCCGGCACGCTGCTTGCCGTGCGCGAGGGCCGCGACTGGCGTTATCCGCTCTGCCAGTTTAATCAAGGTGAGGTGATCGCAGGGATTTCCGACGTCGTGGGCGGTTTTGCCGCCGCCGGTCCGTGGGTCGCATTGGATTTTCTACTTGCTCCCGATACGGTTCTCGGTGGTCAGACACCCCTGCAGGCGCTGCGCGACGGCGATCGTGAAGCAGTCCGGCATCTGATCCGGATTGAAACTTCCCACGGCCTTGCCTGA
- a CDS encoding periplasmic binding protein (PFAM: periplasmic binding protein~KEGG: ret:RHE_PF00269 iron ABC transporter, substrate-binding protein) translates to MTSLKSLLAACGLSAMIGLAANPSLAGSTTYPLSLENCGAQVTFQKAPERAIGLGQNSAEILLLLGLQDKMAGTAFWPSKVLPQLAEANAKVKLLTVEMPTFESMLAENPDFVAVALPSLVGPNSKVAKREDFDKVGVATYLSPSTCLSTKDVKDQYGSRAELWNMDLLYKEIDELSQIFDVADRGQALIADFKAREAKLRSSVSRDGKSLSYVFWFSSPSPSADAYLGGKNSASGFIADLLGGHNAISAEAEWPTLGWEGIIASDPDIIVVASLDRNRWELDKPEAKINFLNTDPAVSQIPAVKNKAIVIMDGQAMNPTVRTVYGAEQVAGQLKALGLLK, encoded by the coding sequence GTGACCAGCCTTAAATCGCTTCTGGCCGCCTGCGGCCTTTCCGCCATGATCGGCCTTGCCGCAAATCCGTCTTTGGCCGGTTCGACGACCTACCCGCTGAGCCTGGAAAACTGCGGCGCGCAGGTGACTTTCCAGAAGGCACCCGAACGGGCGATCGGCCTTGGCCAGAACAGCGCTGAAATCCTGCTGCTGCTCGGCCTTCAGGACAAGATGGCCGGCACGGCCTTCTGGCCGAGCAAGGTCCTGCCGCAGCTCGCCGAAGCCAATGCCAAGGTCAAGCTTCTGACCGTCGAGATGCCGACCTTCGAATCGATGCTCGCCGAAAATCCCGACTTCGTGGCGGTGGCTCTGCCGAGCCTGGTCGGGCCGAACAGCAAGGTCGCCAAGCGCGAGGATTTCGACAAGGTCGGCGTCGCGACCTATCTCTCGCCCAGCACCTGCCTCAGCACCAAGGACGTCAAGGACCAGTACGGCAGCCGCGCCGAGCTGTGGAATATGGATCTTCTCTACAAGGAAATCGATGAACTCTCGCAGATCTTCGACGTCGCCGATCGCGGCCAGGCGCTGATTGCAGACTTTAAGGCGCGCGAAGCCAAGCTTCGCTCCAGCGTTTCGAGGGACGGCAAAAGCCTTTCCTACGTCTTCTGGTTCTCCAGCCCCAGCCCATCGGCCGATGCCTATCTCGGCGGCAAGAACAGCGCGTCCGGCTTCATCGCCGACCTGCTCGGCGGACACAATGCGATATCAGCGGAAGCGGAATGGCCGACACTCGGCTGGGAAGGCATCATCGCCTCCGATCCCGACATCATCGTCGTCGCCAGTCTCGACCGCAACCGCTGGGAGCTCGACAAGCCGGAGGCCAAGATCAATTTCCTGAACACCGATCCGGCCGTCAGCCAGATCCCTGCCGTCAAAAACAAGGCGATCGTGATCATGGACGGCCAGGCGATGAACCCGACCGTCCGCACGGTCTACGGCGCTGAACAGGTGGCCGGCCAGTTGAAGGCTCTCGGTCTGTTGAAGTGA